A window from Citrus sinensis cultivar Valencia sweet orange chromosome 3, DVS_A1.0, whole genome shotgun sequence encodes these proteins:
- the LOC102621962 gene encoding protein NTM1-like 9 produces the protein MAVISMESLPLGFRFRPTDEELINHYLRLKINGRDSEVEVIPEIDVCKLEPWDLPGLSVIKTEDPEWFFFCPRDRKYPNGLRSNRATEAGYWKATGKDRTIRSRKAGTNACIGMKKTLVFYRGRAPKGERTNWIMHEYRPTREDLLDSSTKPSQAAFVLCRLFRKPEEKVDVLKYDEVEQTESPDTNKSSLDDTSSDLVQETAMSNYVTPNAVLPVESCGNSHITSDVEDHSTGGTVLEEYQVPGEILNQFDMPSNGQIDCKIFSPVQSQIHPDIAAYMDSPFASDFGNDHFGLNFKDGAGELDVSLTELFDEVFNYQDEFSCAESINQKELDVKSEVQLPGQVYMPQTISPRNFHAQDNGTCSDTDTDMSQVQQCDLVMGSSRLFSEHVESKDLLQAPSCFGSCQAEASLNDQEIGKGTICDYGDNSAVQVASSAVGSLYGNLNNYDLSPTLNNSVNYGGDFAVGTGIKIRTRQPQQRPNSFNSVNQGTAQRRLRLQVTLSPPMVGGDKQKDLGHSVEDDEVQSGVTKINEIAEQSHTYVRADGEDGESQALRGDKIKEIKEESSANLRLRVKHDGESGNCKVEPSQFVEAPSIHCGQSLSLVYKLSILLVIIFFITFTGMWKSAVRALCF, from the exons ATGGCAGTAATATCGATGGAATCTCTGCCGTTGGGTTTCAGATTCAGACCGACAGACGAGGAACTGATCAACCACTACCTCAGATTAAAGATCAACGGCCGTGATTCGGAGGTCGAGGTTATTCCCGAGATCGATGTTTGCAAACTGGAGCCGTGGGACTTGCCTG gatTATCGGTGATAAAGACAGAAGATCCAGAGTGGTTCTTTTTCTGCCCGCGCGATAGAAAATACCCGAACGGGCTTCGTTCGAATCGTGCAACAGAAGCTGGATACTGGAAAGCTACGGGCAAGGATCGCACCATAAGGAGCCGAAAGGCGGGGACTAATGCATGCATAGGAATGAAAAAGACATTGGTGTTTTATAGGGGTCGTGCTCCTAAAGGTGAACGCACCAATTGGATCATGCACGAGTACCGCCCCACCCGTGAAGATCTCCTAGATAGCTCTACCAAGCCTAGTCAG GCTGCATTTGTCCTCTGTCGCTTGTTCAGGAAGCCAGAAGAGAAGGTCGATGTCCTAAAGTATGACGAAGTGGAACAAACAGAATCTCCTGATACAAATAAATCATCTCTCGATGATACCTCATCAGATCTTGTTCAAGAAACCGCAATGTCCAACTATGTCACTCCTAATGCTGTACTACCAGTTGAGAGCTGCGGCAACAGTCATATAACTTCTGATGTTGAAGATCATTCAACTGGAGGCACTGTTCTAGAG GAATATCAAGTTCCAGGAGAaattttgaatcaatttgacATGCCCAGTAATGGTCAAATTGATTGCAAAATATTCTCCCCCGTGCAATCGCAGATTCATCCTGATATAGCAGCATATATGGATTCACCTTTTGCCAGTGACTTCGGCAATGATCATTTTGGCTTGAATTTTAAGGATGGTGCTGGTGAACTGGATGTTTCACTGACAGAATTGTTTGATGAGGTTTTCAATTACCAAGACGAGTTCTCTTGTGCAGAATCAATCAACCAGAAGGAGTTGGATGTTAAAAGTGAGGTGCAGTTGCCTGGTCAAGTTTACATGCCACAGACCATATCTCCACGAAACTTCCACGCTCAGGACAATGGCACATGCAGCGACACAGACACTGACATGTCTCAAGTACAG CAATGTGATTTGGTAATGGGATCTTCAAGGTTGTTTAGCGAGCATGTTGAAAGCAAGGATTTATTACAGGCCCCATCCTGTTTTGGATCATGCCAGGCTGAAGCTTCACTTAATGACCAGGAAATTGGGAAGGGAACTATTTGTGATTATGGGGATAATTCAGCGGTACAAGTTGCTTCATCTGCTGTGGGTTCATTGTATgggaatttaaataattatgatcTGTCCCCCACTTTGAACAATTCTGTGAACTATGGTGGTGATTTTGCTGTTGGAACGGGGATCAAAATAAGAACTCGCCAGCCTCAACAACGACCAAATTCGTTTAACTCTGTAAATCAGGGCACTGCTCAAAGAAGACTTCGCTTGCAGGTGACACTTTCTCCACCAATGGTTGGCGGTGACAAGCAGAAAGATTTGGGTCACAGTGTAGAAGATGATGAAGTGCAATCGGGAGTTACTAAG ATCAATGAAATTGCAGAACAGAGCCATACTTATGTTAGGGCGGATGGGGAGGACGGAGAGAGCCAGGCGCTAAGGGGTGATAAAATTAAGGAAATCAAGGAAGAATCATCTGCAAATCTCAGGTTAAGAGTGAAACATGATGGTGAATCTGGCAACTGTAAGGTGGAGCCCTCACAGTTTGTGGAGGCACCATCCATACACTGTGGCCAAAGTTTATCATTAGTTTATAAGCTCAGTATCTTGCTAGttatcatcttcttcattacCTTCACTGGGATGTGGAAATCTGCAGTGAGAGCTTTGTGCTTCTAG
- the LOC102622261 gene encoding uncharacterized protein LOC102622261 → MILVAIVAELMEEYTVLLARVLEHLFHDAPFPRRVRFLILRNLPFVSSSSSASAFSRRPPLRPAPA, encoded by the coding sequence atgataCTGGTAGCAATAGTGGCAGAGCTAATGGAGGAGTACACGGTGCTGCTGGCGAGGGTGCTTGAGCATTTGTTTCACGACGCTCCTTTTCCAAGACGTGTTCGTTTTCTCATTCTTCGCAATCTTCCATTTgtctcctcctcctcctccgcCTCCGCTTTCAGCAGGAGACCTCCCTTGCGTCCAGCCCCCGCTTAA
- the LOC102622561 gene encoding heavy metal-associated isoprenylated plant protein 30: protein MATLLAKAFRSVISSIAYCFCLFRYQDKFKTINVNNNMPKGRPLSLQTVELKVRMCCTGCERVVKNAIYKLRGVDSVEVELELEKVTAVGYVDRNKVLKAVRRAGKRAEFWPYPNPPLYFTSANNYFKDTTNEFKESYNYYRHGYNVGDKHGTLPVTHRGDDKVSNMFNDDNVNACCLM, encoded by the exons ATGGCTACCTTACTAGCTAAGGCTTTCCGCTCAGTTATATCTTCTATTGCATACTGTTTCTGTTTGTTTCGCTATCAAgacaaattcaaaaccatCAACGTTAACAACAACATGCCTAAGGGACGACCACTTTCTTTGCAG ACTGTGGAGCTTAAAGTCCGGATGTGCTGCACTGGCTGCGAGCGAGTTGTCAAAAACGCCATTTACAAGCTTAGAG GGGTTGATTCAGTGGAGGTGGAGCTAGAGTTGGAAAAGGTGACGGCGGTGGGGTACGTTGATCGGAATAAGGTGCTCAAGGCGGTGAGGAGGGCAGGAAAGAGGGCTGAATTTTGGCCCTACCCTAATCCACCATTGTACTTCACATCtgcaaataattatttcaaagaCACAACAAATGAATTTAAGGAGAGTTACAACTATTATAGGCATGGCTACAATGTTGGGGACAAGCATGGAACACTTCCCGTCACTCACCGAGGAGACGACAAAGTCAGCAACATGTTCAACGACGATAACGTTAATGCTTGTTGCCTCATGTAG